Below is a window of Ahaetulla prasina isolate Xishuangbanna chromosome 1, ASM2864084v1, whole genome shotgun sequence DNA.
AAGAAACTAATTTTCTTAACagtatttgtgggttttttatgtTGTTCGAATTACTTTATTTGATAGGATGTAATGTTTAAGACAATTAATGCAGAAGTAGTAGAAATGGCACATGATAAATAGATATTGCGAAGCTGCCAATTTTAATGGTGTTCTCGCCTAATGACATTGACTTCTTAAATAGAGGACTGAGGTGTGGCAGTGGTATAGAAAGACATGAATGTTGCATCCCATATCTTTGCATATTTGCCTACTTGAGTATAATTTACACaagttatctttttattttaaaggttGTCTTTTGATAAAGAAGGCATGGTTAAGAGAGCCAGACAATTCATCGATCTTTATAAAGACATAGGAATTAGCAAAGATCGTATCCTCATCAAGCTGTCATCAACATGGGAGGGCATCCAAGCTGGCAAGTAAGTGTACCAGGAACAGTAGTACAGTATAAGGCTCATTTGGTAGCTATTTTATATTCCATTTGTCATTTTTTGCATAGGAATTTCTATCTTGACCCTATCTCATCTATTTTTACCATACACAGTTCTTAAAATAGTTCATTCTGATTACATTCATCTTTTAGGTTTCCTCTGACATAGCCAGTTTTCATTTCCATTTAAcaattgtgacccaggcccaagtaggtagtaggaaactcagtccctgaaaaagcaaacaaactttattcgaacagctgagaattacttcattcccagcgtcgttcaattcaaattaaaacaatacctcccaacacaaattcctcagccctatcacaaaccttggtccaattaggcaaactgccaaaggcctttcttggcaaacactcagaagtcacaaaaataaatgcaagacgtagacgaagcagaagacgaagctaccaatgttgttttccagcaaagcccaaacgctgttactggtctgttttaagccttatgggaggggccaattatctcttggccctactcctgagttgtcctttttgcttgagctgctcttgccttctggcagctcttctcatgcgtgcattaggaacaggctcctcctgtttctctgcctcactgctatcagtctctggagtccacacctcactccccgatggccctggcctcacctcagcctcatcgctgtccgactcagttgccagctccgcaggctgctggcggaccacaacaacaatGTGGGAAGAAAAACATGCAGTTAAACACagtcattttcatttctttcaagaTATGTTTATTTCTTGCAACATGCTACATCAGAAGCCTCAAAagtcaccaccaccacctccagaTCATTTTATGCAGCCCATTCCTCACCCAACATAACAAGAAAGAAATgaccagacacgggacagcagcGTGCCAATATTGGACAGAAGCTACAGAACCCCCCACCCCAACTCTTAAGAAAAAAATGTGACGTGACAAGCCAATTGACAGCTGCAGTCTAGCCTTGTATCAAggcatagagcaggggtttccaaccttggcaactttaagcctggcggacttcaactcccagcaaagctggctggggaattctgggagttgaagtccaccaggcttaaagttgccaaggttggagacccctggcataggggCACTGGTGATTAGCTGTATTAGTGGGTACAGAAGCAGCTATCCTTATGTCTGACAAATAAATCATCATTTCAGATTTAAATGTCTTCTTTTGCCATTTgaacagatgaatagatgtgttcaaAACGAGATGTTTTTCTAAGTAGATACTGACCAAACAATCATTCTAATTTTGTTGCTGACTCAATTTTCATGTATCTTTTATGTTCCTACTCCTCCAGCCATGTTGACTTAACGGAATAATTTGCCCTGCGGTATCACATTCATTTATCCCTTCCTGGATTACACGACAGTCTGAGTTGCAGTTTCCGTATGCTGTGATCATCATTAGATGAGACCATATATTTTGATCCCCATCAGATTTCATCAGTCAAAGCTTTCACAGAACCCTTTTTAATAAGAGGAGTCACGTCCTTGTCACAAGTAGCCTTCCTGCCTAATGCTTAGCATGCCAAGATGGACTGTTTTACTCTGTATGCCActgaaattctattttattccagttGTCCCTCTGCTGTTCTATGAAAGTTGGGGTCTGTAACGCAGAGACCACTTTGCAAGCTAACGTACTGTTGCCCACATCCCACTAACCACAAAGAAAACAGTCTCCTGACTCCCTGAGAAggcatttcctttttaaaaaagtaacgtggtttaaaataaaattgtatataCAGCATTGAATAAGATTGCATACATAACAGAAATGATACTGATAGGAAAAATAATTCTGCTCTGTTTTATCTTACAGGATCCTTGAAGAGCAGCATGGGATTCATTGTAATATGACCCTGCTCTTTTCCTTTGCTCAGGCAGTTGCCTGTGCAGAAGCAGGAGTCACCCTCATTTCTCCTTTCGTTGGGCGTATTCTGGATTGGTATGTTGCAAATACAGACAAAAAATCCTATGAGCCATCAGAGGACCCAGGTAATTGAATAAGTGTGGCTAAGAAATTAAGTTTGCAATTGAATCAACCTGCAATGTTTAGTATTTGAAAATAAACCATTCTGAGGGTTTCTTTACCCCTGCATAAAGTTGCAGTAATTGCTTTAAATAGTTACCTTATATTCTCTTTTAGGGGTAAAGAGTGTCACTAAAATCTACCATTATTACAAAAAGTTTGGCTATAAAACGATTGTAATGGGAGCTTCTTTTCGGAACACTGGACAAATCAAAGCACTAACTGGCTGTGACTTTCTCACCATTTCACCTAAACTTCTGGGAGAGCTCAGTAAAGATAATAGCAAACTAACACCGAAGCTGAGCATCAAAGATGGTAAGTTTTCTGTTTTACTAAATATATGTGGGGTCCAGTGGCCTTAGACAAACATCGCTCAATACAGTTTAAATAGATTAAAACACTTTAATCATGATCTTTTACCACTGTACCACTCTTCAATGTTAAGGATGTACTTTTACTGAAATATCTACAAAGGGCTGTATATGTGTAACAGCTAATCCTTTCTGTGCTCAGtaagttcactttttgaataactAATATCTCAAAGAGATAGATCAGCATTTTTTAGTATATTTACTGTTCAGGAATATGTAATATTTCTGCTATGGGACTGACAGGATAATATCAATACCTACATATTCATATCAGTTTGTTAactgagccacagtggcacagtggttagaatgcagtactgcaggctacttctgctgactgcaatttggcagttcaaatctcaccaggctcaaggttgactcagccttccatccttctgaggtcggtaaaatgaggagctagattgttgggggcaatatgctgactctgtaaactgcttagagagggctctaaggcagtatataagtctgagtgctattgctacatatttatattagtttgttAACTGAATGGTTTCTGTAAGATGTTGAGATTCAGCATTCCCTGTGATAACTATATATCACAATAAAGTATACCGTTGCCTACTTCCATAATTGGTTGCTTCTATCATCTTCAATACAGCCCAGGGATCTGACTTGGAGAAGGTGCATCTGGATGAAAAGACATTCCGTTGGCTTCATAATGAAGACCAAATGGCTGTGGAGAAACTGTCAGATGGAATCAGAAAGTTTGCTGCTGATGCAGTTAAACTGGAAGTCATGATAAAGGTAAAATTAAGGGTTTCTTGTCTTACTAAATATTATTTCCTAAGTTCCTTCACATGGTACATTTCACAAGCATTGCAAATGTAAATGTTAAcctgtttatttgtatttttgttgcATGTTTTCATACGATACTAATGTTCAAGTataaaatttataggggttttaattggttttttaatatttatatttatatttttaataatttggcattagaataagttttttaatggttattttaatttgtacataaatgttttatttgcctgtgaaccgccctgagtccttcgggagatagggcggtatacaaatatgaataataataataataataataataataaaaccaacTGAATACAAATGGTAAAGAGATTTAAATTATAAGTACATTATTTCATAATTAGGTTGTTGATCCCATAATCCATTTATTattatggattttatttatttttcatatagaATTAAGTGCGGTTTAAAAATCACTGTAAATTCTTGGATGGCAGATCCTAGGTTATACTACTGTGCTTTTCTTTTataaatctgaaatatttttgaCAAGTTAAACTTCTTAAATTTAAGTATCTTAACAATGCTGAAGTTTTTAAATTAGATATTTTTCCAAAACTTTATATTAAGGTTGGACCAGTAGATGTTCACATGCAACATTCAAAGCTAACACATGGATTTTCAACATTGAATACCCTTTTTTTAATCTGAAAGGCTTCTCTCttgattcaaaagaaaataatcaaaatgaAATTGGTTTCTCCTTTCCctgtattaataactctgctatTTATAATCTTTCAACTTGAAATTTAAACAGACTGCAGGTATAAAAATTGATAtatgctaaactgtatataacttGCAAGTTATTTTCTGGTTTTCAGTTCTATTGGGCTTAAATAGGCGAAATCCTATTTGCCAATCTCTTGTACATTAAATGGCAATGATTTCTTAAAATGTCTGCAGCTAATGTGcctattaattttttatattttttctccttttttaggaACGGATGTTTGGTACTGCAAATGGAAAGTAGACATGGCAAATTTTATGAATGCTACCGGTATATAGATGTAAAGATTTACACGCTGCATACAAAAAGATTTTCTGTATTGAGAGATTTCTGTATGAATTTGCAGAGAAAAGATTCTTCAGGTCTGCTGTGCTTTTATATATCAGGATTGTAATATTATAATTCTGCGTTaccaatatttttattgttcaCTATATTGCAGATGCATAAAGGACCAGTTGCCTTGCTTTTTTCTTCAAGGTACTACTATTACTAATAATGATAAAACATTCTGATGTATGAGTGCATTCCAAAAGAATAAAATGTACTACATTTTATACAGCTTTGTTGACTCCTATTGAGGCAAGTCCTCCGTTTGAAGGATGTATACGTGCTATTTCTACAAACAAAATCACTGTAAGATTTGAACAAGTGTGTTTTATAAACATTCCATTCTTAGAATTATGAGCAGCTTCCCTACTGTTCTTGTAGAATGAATGATGTCTCacagggttaaaaaaaagaggaagaaagattaTGTACAAGCTTGAATTATACAAACCAAAGGTgggatataccgtatttttcggagttttAAGACGCTCTGGAGTATAAAGACGcatgttttgggggaggaaaagaagaaaaaaaaatctgcctctgcgtactagcatccatcggtattcatctggctagtatccttgcagcaaatagcctggtcagctttcGCATGTTATCACAGCCTGATTCAGTATGAGCAGCTGATTAGCAGTTGGATCGGCCTGtcagaataccgccaatcagctgttccaggccgtGGGAATCGCAATAGCCCATTACCACCTCCAAACgtgttttcggcctctgcatCGCGTTTTCGGCCTCTGCCCACTCCGTTTTAGActcattccaggctgtggggattgccacagcacattGATGCTGTTCACCACCTCTGTGTCAAGTTTTAGGCCTCTGCACACCCGGTTTTTAGCCTTTGCACATCGTGTTTTTGACCCATTTCTGGCGgcaatccctgccacctggaaccagttgaaaagaagcaacttagaactaaggagaaatttcctgacagttagaacaattaataagtggaacgacttgccttcagaagttgtgaatgctccaacactggaaatttttaagaaaatgttggataaccatctgactgagatggtgtagggtttcctgcctgggcagggggttggactagaaggcctccaaggtcccttccaactctgttgttatgttatgttatgttatgttatgttatgttatgttatgttatgttatgttatgttatgttatgatgttatgttatgttatgttatgttatgttatgttatgttacgaaaATGCGACGCATGGAGACCAAAAACCGGATGTGCGGAGGTCGAAaatggccgaagggtgggggctgagGCTTTGACAACATTCAATGTATAAGACACATTTCCACCCAATTTTAGGGAGGGggaaatgtgtcttatactccgaaaagtatggtaaaTCTAAATTATAatgcagtccaggggtgaaatgctcccagtttgcactggttcgggcgaaccggtagcagtagtgcgaagctccgcccacccacccggacgtcataacttccttccttaaccaggaagtaacctgtttttgaccctctgcatatgcacagaaggctttgcgcatgcgcagagggcccAAAATCACACGTGATGCACGTAGAGCGCACACTTCTGAATCAATAGAGAAGGAGAGTAGGTTTCACCCCAATGCAGTCTCATTCCCCAGCTGCTGTATGCACTTTGCTGCTCCCTCTCCTCAAAATAGAGCAACTAGGATTTTAATAGTGATATTTTAGCCTACGTCATACCGTCTACTGTTTGCCCACATGCCTAAACTTTAAACCAACAGGTCTTTTCTCAGAATCTGAAGCATTGGTGCTTCAGCATTGAACACCTTCAGTCCCTTCCCCCATTTTGTCTTaataatagaatgagctggaagggaccttctaggtcttctagtccagccccctgctcaagcaggataacctataccaattcagacaagtgactgtccactctcttcttaaaaacatccagtgatggagcatccatgatttttgaaggcaagctg
It encodes the following:
- the TALDO1 gene encoding transaldolase, which encodes MSVSPVKKQKMESALEQLKQHTTVVADTGDFHAIEEYKPLDATTNPSLILAAAQMPAYKQLVEDAIAYGKKLGGSESEQVTNACDKLFVLFGAEILKRIPGRVSTEVDARLSFDKEGMVKRARQFIDLYKDIGISKDRILIKLSSTWEGIQAGKILEEQHGIHCNMTLLFSFAQAVACAEAGVTLISPFVGRILDWYVANTDKKSYEPSEDPGVKSVTKIYHYYKKFGYKTIVMGASFRNTGQIKALTGCDFLTISPKLLGELSKDNSKLTPKLSIKDAQGSDLEKVHLDEKTFRWLHNEDQMAVEKLSDGIRKFAADAVKLEVMIKERMFGTANGK